Proteins found in one Bacteroidales bacterium WCE2008 genomic segment:
- a CDS encoding SSU ribosomal protein S12P (manually curated) codes for MPTIQQLVRKGRETLEVKSKSRALDACPQKRGVCVRVYTTTPKKPNSAMRKVARVRLTNSKEVNAYIPGEGHNLQEHSIVLVRGGRVKDLPGVRYHILRGALDTAGVEGRTQSRSLYGAKRPKKSKK; via the coding sequence ATGCCAACAATTCAACAGTTAGTTCGTAAAGGACGCGAGACTCTCGAAGTAAAGAGCAAGTCTCGTGCGTTGGATGCTTGCCCTCAGAAGAGGGGTGTTTGCGTACGTGTTTACACAACAACGCCTAAGAAACCTAACTCAGCAATGCGTAAGGTTGCGCGTGTACGTCTCACCAACTCTAAAGAGGTCAACGCCTACATCCCGGGCGAAGGTCACAACCTCCAGGAGCACAGCATCGTGCTTGTTCGTGGCGGCCGTGTGAAGGACCTCCCTGGTGTACGTTACCACATCCTTAGAGGAGCTTTGGATACCGCTGGCGTAGAAGGCAGGACCCAGTCCCGTTCACTCTACGGTGCGAAGAGACCAAAGAAATCTAAGAAGTAA
- a CDS encoding small subunit ribosomal protein S7: protein MRKSKPKKRILLPDPKFHDVNVTRFVNNLMLQGKKSIAYSIFYDAIDMVGEKMKDSDKAPLDIWRKALENVTPQVEVKSRRVGGANFQVPTELRPERKISVSMKNMILFARKRSGHSMAEKLCAEIVAAYNNEGGAYKRKEDMHKMAEANKAFAHFRF from the coding sequence ATGAGAAAATCGAAGCCTAAGAAGAGGATTCTACTTCCTGATCCTAAGTTCCACGACGTGAACGTTACACGTTTCGTGAACAACCTTATGTTGCAGGGGAAGAAGAGTATCGCGTATTCTATTTTTTACGATGCCATTGACATGGTAGGCGAGAAGATGAAAGATTCTGACAAGGCTCCTCTAGATATTTGGAGGAAAGCTCTCGAAAACGTAACCCCTCAGGTTGAGGTCAAGTCACGTCGTGTAGGTGGAGCTAACTTCCAGGTGCCTACTGAGTTGAGACCGGAAAGGAAGATTTCAGTTTCTATGAAGAATATGATACTGTTCGCCCGCAAGCGCTCCGGCCACTCAATGGCTGAAAAACTTTGTGCAGAAATAGTTGCTGCATATAATAACGAAGGTGGTGCATACAAGAGAAAAGAGGATATGCACAAGATGGCTGAGGCCAACAAGGCCTTCGCTCACTTCCGTTTCTAA
- a CDS encoding translation elongation factor 2 (EF-2/EF-G) — MAKRDLKYTRNIGIMAHIDAGKTTTSERILFYTGKTHRIGEVHEGAATMDWMVQEQERGITITSAATTAFWHYNNQIYQINLIDTPGHVDFTVEVERSLRVLDGTIATFCAVGRVQPQSETVWRQADKYGVPKIAYVNKMDRVGADFLACVEEMHTKLGANAVPICLPIGAEDKFKGIIDLLNMKAIYYDSKEELINYEITDIPAEMLDEAKHWREKLVEAAAECDETLMEKYFEDPESLSLDEVVAALRKGTIAMQIVPACCGSSFKNKGVQFLLDAVMRFLPSPLDKGSVVGTNPKTGDEVERKPSADEPFCGLVFKIATDPFVGRLAFLRAYSGRVDAGSYVYNTRTGKKERIARLYQMHSNHQNPIEFVEAGDICAAVGFKDLRTGDTICAEDHPITLESMEFPDPVIGIAVEPKTQGDLDKLGVALAKLAEEDPTFTVKSDHETGQTVISGMGELHLDIIVDRLRREFNVEINQGAPQVNYKETITGTVQHREVFKKQSGGRGKFADIIVEIGPADEGKTGLQFDNQVKGGNVPKEFIPSVQKGFESAMANGVLAGYEVPSMKVTLLDGSFHPVDSDQLSFELAARMAFRHACPKAKPVLLEPIMNLEVVTPEDYMGDIVGDLNRRRGQINAMDTTANGARIIRAFVPLAEQFGYVTVLRTLSSGRATSTMSFDHYSEVPANLAKDIIEKSGYKASDDDV; from the coding sequence ATGGCAAAGAGAGATCTTAAATACACCAGAAACATCGGCATCATGGCTCACATCGATGCCGGAAAGACGACTACGTCTGAGCGTATCCTTTTCTACACCGGAAAGACCCACAGGATCGGAGAGGTTCATGAGGGTGCCGCTACAATGGACTGGATGGTTCAGGAGCAGGAGCGTGGTATCACCATCACTTCCGCTGCAACCACCGCGTTCTGGCACTACAACAACCAGATCTACCAGATCAACCTCATCGATACTCCGGGCCACGTTGACTTCACCGTCGAGGTGGAGCGCTCCCTCCGTGTGCTTGATGGAACTATCGCTACTTTCTGTGCCGTCGGCCGCGTACAGCCTCAGTCTGAGACCGTATGGCGTCAGGCCGATAAATACGGCGTACCTAAAATAGCCTATGTAAACAAAATGGACCGTGTAGGTGCTGACTTCCTCGCATGCGTCGAAGAGATGCATACCAAGCTCGGTGCCAACGCAGTTCCAATCTGCCTCCCTATCGGTGCAGAGGACAAGTTCAAGGGAATCATCGACCTTCTCAACATGAAGGCCATCTACTATGATTCAAAGGAAGAACTTATCAACTACGAAATAACGGACATCCCTGCAGAGATGCTCGACGAGGCCAAGCATTGGCGTGAGAAACTTGTCGAGGCCGCTGCCGAGTGCGACGAGACCCTCATGGAGAAATACTTCGAGGATCCTGAGTCGCTTTCTCTTGACGAGGTCGTAGCAGCTCTCCGCAAGGGTACCATCGCAATGCAGATCGTTCCTGCATGCTGCGGTTCTTCATTCAAGAACAAGGGCGTACAGTTCCTTCTCGACGCTGTCATGCGCTTCCTCCCTTCTCCTCTGGACAAGGGTTCAGTTGTCGGCACAAATCCTAAGACCGGCGACGAGGTTGAGCGCAAGCCAAGCGCTGACGAGCCGTTCTGCGGTCTCGTGTTCAAGATTGCAACCGATCCTTTCGTAGGCCGTCTCGCCTTCCTCAGAGCTTACTCTGGTAGGGTTGACGCAGGTTCATATGTTTACAACACCCGCACTGGCAAGAAAGAGAGAATCGCCCGTCTCTACCAGATGCACTCCAACCACCAGAACCCTATCGAGTTCGTAGAGGCCGGAGACATCTGCGCAGCAGTCGGCTTCAAGGATCTCCGCACAGGTGATACCATCTGCGCTGAGGATCATCCTATCACTCTCGAGTCCATGGAATTCCCTGATCCAGTGATCGGTATCGCCGTTGAGCCTAAGACTCAGGGCGACCTCGACAAGCTTGGCGTAGCACTCGCCAAACTCGCTGAGGAGGACCCGACCTTCACAGTCAAGTCAGACCATGAGACCGGCCAGACCGTCATCAGCGGTATGGGTGAGCTTCACCTTGATATCATCGTCGACCGTCTCCGTCGTGAGTTCAACGTCGAAATCAACCAGGGCGCACCTCAGGTTAACTACAAGGAGACCATCACCGGTACCGTACAGCACCGTGAAGTCTTCAAGAAGCAGTCCGGTGGTCGTGGTAAATTCGCCGACATCATCGTCGAGATCGGTCCTGCCGACGAAGGCAAGACAGGCCTTCAGTTCGATAATCAGGTCAAGGGCGGTAACGTTCCTAAGGAATTCATCCCGTCAGTTCAGAAGGGTTTCGAGTCAGCCATGGCAAATGGCGTGCTCGCCGGCTACGAGGTTCCTTCAATGAAGGTTACTCTCCTCGACGGTTCATTCCACCCTGTGGACTCTGACCAGCTTTCATTCGAACTCGCTGCCCGCATGGCATTCCGTCATGCTTGCCCTAAGGCTAAGCCGGTTCTTCTTGAGCCTATCATGAACCTTGAAGTTGTAACTCCTGAGGATTACATGGGAGACATCGTAGGTGACCTCAACCGTCGCCGCGGTCAGATCAACGCAATGGATACCACCGCCAACGGCGCACGTATCATCAGGGCGTTCGTTCCGCTCGCAGAGCAGTTCGGTTATGTTACCGTTCTCCGTACCCTTTCTTCAGGTCGTGCTACCAGCACCATGAGCTTCGACCACTATTCAGAGGTTCCTGCAAACCTTGCTAAGGACATCATCGAGAAGAGTGGTTACAAGGCTTCTGATGACGATGTTTAA
- a CDS encoding SSU ribosomal protein S10P has translation MSQKIRIKLKSFDHMLLDKSAKKIADTVTATGAKVCGPIPLPTDKKIFTVNRSTFVNKKAREQFELDSYCRLLDIDDSNAKTVDSLMKLELPSGVSVEIKV, from the coding sequence ATGAGTCAGAAAATCAGAATTAAACTCAAATCATTCGATCATATGCTGCTCGACAAGTCAGCAAAGAAGATCGCCGACACAGTGACAGCTACCGGTGCCAAGGTATGCGGCCCGATTCCGCTTCCTACCGACAAGAAAATCTTCACTGTGAACCGTTCTACTTTCGTCAACAAGAAAGCTCGTGAGCAGTTCGAACTCGATTCATACTGCCGTCTCCTGGACATCGACGATTCTAACGCAAAGACCGTTGATTCCCTCATGAAGCTTGAGCTTCCTTCAGGAGTAAGCGTAGAGATCAAAGTCTAA
- a CDS encoding protein-tyrosine phosphatase, with the protein MKIIYVCHGNICRSPMGEYILKKLVRDAGVEDRFEISSAAVSDEEWGNPIYPPAQATLRAHGIPFGKHSAHKISPAEFADADLVLIMDESNRRLLRYIVGDDRSGKVHMLMEYAGLSRSVADPWYTGDFETAFEDIYSASEALFSSFKL; encoded by the coding sequence ATGAAGATTATTTACGTGTGCCATGGCAATATCTGCCGGAGTCCGATGGGCGAATACATTCTTAAGAAACTGGTGAGGGACGCCGGAGTAGAGGACCGTTTTGAAATCAGCTCCGCCGCGGTTTCCGACGAAGAATGGGGTAACCCGATCTATCCGCCTGCCCAGGCAACCCTAAGGGCGCATGGAATCCCTTTCGGAAAGCATTCTGCCCATAAGATATCCCCTGCAGAATTTGCTGACGCAGACTTGGTGCTGATAATGGATGAATCCAACCGCCGCCTTCTCCGCTACATTGTCGGAGACGACCGCAGCGGCAAGGTACATATGCTGATGGAATACGCCGGTCTCTCCAGGTCCGTCGCCGATCCCTGGTACACGGGCGATTTCGAGACTGCATTCGAGGACATCTACTCCGCCTCCGAAGCACTTTTTTCCAGTTTCAAATTGTAA
- a CDS encoding glutamine synthetase, producing MSIDRFELVKESFMKKAVPAECPEKKTSDYYGELVFDRSKMHKYLDAETLKALLECIDEGKALDRKTADGVAEGMKTWAMEHHVTHVTHWFQPLTEGTAEKHDSLIDYDGKGGVIETFDGKALAQQEPDASSFPSGGIRATFEARGYTAWDPTSPVFIEDDTLCIPTVFISYTGEALDYKTPLKRALKAVSDAAVPICKLFDPSVKKVLSYLGWEQEYFLVDEALYAARTDLMITGRTLMGHNSSKNQQLDDHYFGAIPSRVAAFMRDLEIAGHRLGIPIKTRHNEVAPNQFELAPIYGETNLANDQNQMVMNLMSKIARKHGFVVLLHEKPFEGVNGSGKHNNWSLGTDRGTQLLAPGKDAKGNLQFLTFFVNVLAAVQRHNGLLKASIASATNAHRLGANEAPPAIVSAFLGKTMTEVLRKLLELPSDTPIEIAGKKGKSVGLVEIPEIFVDNTDRNRTSPFAFTGNRFEFRAVGSSANCASAMTTLNAAVAEQLLEFKAALDVERSKGKKLQVAIMDTLKPIIASIIDVVCFDGNGYTEEWKKEAKRRGLDVEISVPEMIKTFTRPESVDMFLKTGVYTEKELEARNEVKWEIYSKKVQIEAKAMTRMAINHIIPAALEYKAKLLKEVALSKEVFGDIRANSTEISIIGDLTSLVTEVAAKAEAMKAASEKAEAIGNEYSKAVAFHKIADSLYDIRKPIDRLEELVDNKTWPLPKYRELLFIS from the coding sequence ATGAGTATCGACAGATTTGAACTGGTAAAAGAATCCTTCATGAAGAAGGCAGTTCCCGCAGAGTGTCCCGAGAAAAAGACATCGGACTATTATGGCGAACTGGTATTCGACCGCAGCAAAATGCACAAATACCTTGACGCGGAAACCCTCAAAGCCCTTCTCGAATGCATCGATGAAGGTAAAGCCCTCGACCGCAAGACAGCTGACGGAGTAGCAGAAGGAATGAAGACATGGGCAATGGAACATCACGTAACCCACGTAACCCACTGGTTCCAGCCTCTTACCGAAGGGACGGCCGAAAAGCATGACTCCCTGATCGACTATGACGGAAAAGGCGGAGTAATCGAAACCTTCGACGGCAAGGCCCTCGCTCAGCAGGAGCCGGACGCCTCCTCCTTCCCAAGCGGCGGCATCCGCGCCACTTTCGAAGCCCGTGGATATACTGCATGGGACCCGACATCTCCTGTCTTCATAGAGGACGACACCCTCTGCATCCCGACGGTCTTCATCTCCTACACCGGAGAGGCCCTCGACTACAAAACCCCTCTGAAAAGAGCTCTCAAGGCCGTTTCAGACGCAGCAGTTCCAATCTGTAAACTATTCGATCCCTCAGTAAAGAAGGTTCTTTCCTATCTGGGCTGGGAGCAGGAGTACTTCCTTGTCGATGAAGCCCTCTATGCCGCCAGAACCGACCTGATGATTACAGGACGTACCCTGATGGGCCATAATTCTTCCAAAAACCAGCAGCTTGATGACCATTACTTCGGCGCCATTCCTTCCAGAGTCGCTGCCTTCATGAGGGATCTTGAGATAGCAGGTCACCGCCTTGGCATCCCTATCAAGACAAGGCACAACGAAGTTGCCCCTAACCAGTTCGAACTCGCTCCGATCTACGGAGAAACAAATCTTGCAAATGATCAGAACCAGATGGTCATGAACCTCATGTCTAAGATTGCCCGCAAGCACGGATTCGTAGTACTGCTGCACGAAAAACCGTTCGAAGGCGTCAATGGTTCGGGTAAACATAACAACTGGTCTCTGGGAACAGACCGCGGCACTCAACTGCTTGCTCCTGGTAAGGATGCCAAAGGTAACCTGCAGTTTCTGACATTTTTCGTAAACGTCCTTGCGGCGGTACAAAGACATAACGGCCTTCTCAAAGCATCCATCGCCAGCGCGACCAACGCCCACAGGCTCGGAGCCAACGAAGCGCCTCCTGCAATAGTCTCTGCCTTCCTCGGCAAGACCATGACCGAAGTCCTGCGCAAACTGCTCGAACTGCCTTCCGACACTCCGATCGAAATCGCCGGCAAGAAAGGAAAGAGCGTTGGCCTGGTAGAGATTCCGGAGATATTCGTGGACAACACAGACCGTAACAGGACGTCACCTTTCGCATTTACCGGAAACCGTTTCGAGTTCAGGGCTGTCGGCTCTTCAGCCAACTGCGCCAGCGCCATGACTACACTTAATGCTGCCGTTGCCGAACAGCTCTTGGAATTCAAGGCAGCCCTGGACGTGGAGCGGTCAAAAGGGAAGAAACTCCAGGTCGCAATAATGGATACTCTTAAGCCGATAATCGCATCCATAATCGACGTAGTCTGCTTCGACGGGAACGGATATACCGAAGAATGGAAGAAAGAAGCCAAGAGAAGAGGTCTGGACGTGGAAATCAGTGTCCCTGAGATGATCAAGACCTTTACCCGTCCCGAGTCCGTCGACATGTTCCTCAAGACAGGAGTCTATACCGAGAAGGAACTCGAGGCGAGGAATGAAGTCAAGTGGGAGATCTACAGCAAGAAAGTCCAGATCGAGGCCAAGGCCATGACCAGAATGGCTATAAACCATATAATCCCTGCCGCACTCGAATACAAGGCAAAGCTTCTCAAAGAGGTGGCTCTTTCCAAGGAAGTGTTCGGTGACATCAGGGCAAACAGCACCGAGATATCGATAATCGGCGATCTGACTTCCCTCGTTACCGAAGTCGCCGCAAAGGCAGAGGCAATGAAAGCCGCGAGCGAAAAAGCCGAAGCAATCGGAAACGAGTACTCCAAGGCCGTAGCCTTCCACAAGATTGCAGACAGTCTCTACGATATCCGTAAGCCTATAGACAGGCTCGAAGAGCTGGTCGACAACAAGACCTGGCCTCTTCCGAAATATCGCGAACTTCTCTTCATCAGCTAA
- a CDS encoding glutamate synthase (NADPH/NADH) large chain, producing MTAGLYNAGNEHDACGVGMVVNISGDKTHELVENALTVLENMRHRGAEGADGKTGDGAGIMIQIPHEFILLQGIPVPERGRYGTGMAFLPKDEEARTAILAKIRREVECENCTLSHVRDVPVNSGCIGEMAAKTEPHISQLFITSDTHIGEGELERKLYRIRKHIERLGEDCYICSLSSRNIVYKGMLTSLQLRDYYPDLTDRWLTSAMAIVHSRFSTNTFPQWSLAQPFRMLCHNGEINTIRGNRNWMKARESVLSSDILGDIRDITPVLQPDMSDSASLDNVLEFLTMSGLSLPQAMSVLVPESFNEKNPISEELRAYYEYHSILMEPWDGPATLLFSDGRYAGGMLDRNGLRPARYAITKKNMLVVASEVGVLETAPEDIAEKGRLEPGKMLLVDMQEGKILYDAQIKESLSLEHPYRQWLSSNRIQLEDLQSGRKIEHKEPDLLRKEILFGFTAEDVENSLKPMVERGIEAVSSMGNDTPLAVISERPQSFFNYFRQQFAQVTNPPIDSIREQTVMSLYEYIGRVGTGILSPDSKNCKMVRLPHPILTNTQLDLLCNIRYKGFSTVKLPILFEISDDGKKAAANLRNAIEDLCKKAGNCVNEGVNYIILSDRGVDETHAAIPSLLAVSAVHHHLIEIGKRVQTALIVESGEIRETMHAALLLGYGASAINPYLTFAVISDLTHSGKVQLNYATARTNYIEAMKKGLLKIMAKMGISTIRSYRGAKIFESIGLSDELLQTYFGTPSGTIGGIGLETIARDAVRFHKKAYSTPLSKGFLENEGLFHYRKDGTTHAWNPETITSLQLATRLGSYEKFKEFTANVDSRKDNIFLRNFLDFKRNPIDISEVEPESEIVRHFTVSAMSFGALSIEAHEAIALAMNRLGCRSNTGEGGEDNERYHRTIEGVSLSSKIKQIASGRFGVTAEYLVNAEELQIKVAQGAKPGEGGQLPGFKVNSIIAKTRNSIPGISLISPPPHHDIYSIEDLSQLIFDLKNVNPKAAISVKLVSESGVGTIAAGVAKAKADLIVISGAEGGTGAAPASSMRFAGISPEIGLSEAQQTLVRNSLRGGVRLQVDGQLKTGRDVILMALLGADEFGFGTLALIVLGCVMMRKCNLNTCPMGVATQDPALREHFRGKSDYLVNYFTFLAREVREYLAEMGFRRLEDIIGHTELLVKKDIPAGLKASTLDFSRLLYKETPADGCLCHAGGPFHALPEVKDFEIIRAARPALDWKEEIRLEYEIHNTDRTLCSMLSGYIAQRYGEAGLPDSTINIRFRGSAGQSFCAFLAKGVNVRLEGETNDYFGKGLSGGRITILPPVGVPFKPEDNIIAGNTGLYGATSGEVYINGRVGQRFAVRNSGASAVIEGAGDHCCEYMTGGRVVVLGEVGRNFAAGMSGGVAYVLDEKHNFDYFCNMDMVEISLVDDNLDRKELYELIRQHHLHTGSAKAGRILENWNRYVDDFIKVIPIEYKHVLQEERQRRLKEKIENIQIQY from the coding sequence ATGACTGCAGGACTATACAATGCAGGCAACGAACACGATGCCTGTGGGGTGGGTATGGTCGTAAACATAAGCGGCGACAAAACTCACGAACTTGTTGAAAATGCTCTGACGGTGCTCGAGAACATGCGGCACCGCGGAGCGGAAGGGGCGGACGGAAAGACCGGCGACGGTGCCGGAATCATGATCCAGATCCCTCATGAATTCATTCTCCTCCAGGGAATCCCGGTTCCCGAGAGAGGCAGATATGGCACTGGAATGGCCTTTCTTCCGAAAGACGAAGAAGCGCGGACGGCCATCCTCGCCAAAATACGCAGGGAGGTAGAGTGCGAAAACTGCACTCTCTCCCATGTCCGCGACGTTCCGGTCAACTCCGGATGCATCGGAGAGATGGCCGCGAAGACCGAGCCTCATATCTCCCAGCTCTTCATCACCTCCGACACCCATATCGGCGAAGGCGAGCTGGAACGGAAACTATACCGCATCAGGAAGCATATCGAGCGCCTCGGAGAGGACTGTTACATCTGTTCGCTCTCTTCCCGCAACATCGTCTATAAAGGCATGCTGACCAGTCTCCAGCTCCGCGACTACTACCCGGACCTGACCGACAGATGGCTCACCAGCGCCATGGCGATAGTGCACTCCCGCTTCTCGACCAACACCTTCCCTCAGTGGAGTCTAGCCCAGCCTTTCCGCATGCTCTGCCACAACGGCGAGATCAACACTATCCGCGGCAACCGCAACTGGATGAAGGCCAGGGAGTCTGTCCTCAGTTCGGATATTCTCGGGGACATAAGGGACATAACCCCAGTGCTCCAGCCGGACATGAGCGATTCCGCCAGCCTTGACAACGTGCTGGAGTTCCTGACGATGAGCGGACTCAGCCTCCCGCAGGCAATGTCCGTCCTCGTCCCGGAAAGCTTCAACGAAAAGAACCCGATCTCCGAAGAGCTCAGGGCCTACTATGAGTATCATTCAATCCTCATGGAGCCATGGGACGGCCCTGCGACCCTGCTCTTTTCCGACGGCCGCTACGCCGGCGGAATGCTCGACCGCAACGGTCTCCGTCCGGCAAGATACGCCATCACCAAAAAGAACATGCTGGTGGTCGCCAGTGAGGTGGGCGTACTCGAGACTGCGCCAGAGGACATCGCGGAGAAAGGCCGCCTCGAGCCGGGCAAGATGCTCCTTGTGGACATGCAGGAAGGCAAGATTCTCTATGATGCGCAGATCAAGGAGAGTCTCTCCCTCGAACACCCTTACCGTCAGTGGCTCAGCAGCAACAGAATCCAGTTGGAGGATCTTCAGAGCGGACGTAAGATCGAACACAAAGAGCCGGATCTCCTGCGTAAAGAAATTCTCTTCGGATTCACGGCGGAAGACGTCGAAAATTCCCTCAAGCCGATGGTCGAAAGAGGAATTGAAGCAGTCTCTTCCATGGGCAACGATACGCCGCTGGCCGTCATCAGCGAGCGTCCGCAGAGTTTCTTCAACTACTTCCGCCAGCAGTTCGCGCAGGTTACCAACCCTCCGATCGACTCGATCCGCGAGCAGACAGTAATGTCTCTCTACGAATACATCGGCCGGGTCGGTACCGGAATCCTGTCTCCTGACAGCAAGAACTGCAAGATGGTCCGTCTGCCGCATCCGATACTGACGAATACCCAGCTCGACCTGCTCTGCAACATCCGCTACAAGGGCTTCTCTACCGTAAAGCTCCCGATTCTATTCGAGATTTCCGACGACGGGAAGAAAGCTGCGGCCAACCTCAGGAACGCAATTGAAGACCTCTGCAAAAAGGCCGGCAATTGTGTCAACGAAGGCGTCAACTATATCATACTCTCCGACCGTGGTGTCGACGAGACACATGCCGCCATCCCGTCGCTGCTGGCTGTGAGCGCCGTCCACCACCATCTCATAGAGATTGGAAAGCGCGTCCAGACTGCCCTGATCGTCGAAAGCGGCGAGATCCGCGAGACCATGCATGCGGCCCTGCTGCTCGGCTATGGAGCATCGGCCATCAATCCGTATCTGACCTTCGCAGTAATTTCCGACCTTACCCACAGCGGCAAGGTCCAGCTGAACTACGCGACCGCCAGGACCAACTACATCGAGGCTATGAAAAAGGGCCTGCTTAAGATCATGGCGAAGATGGGAATCTCGACTATCCGTTCCTACCGCGGAGCCAAGATATTCGAGAGCATCGGATTGTCCGACGAGCTGCTGCAGACCTACTTTGGCACCCCTTCCGGCACTATCGGAGGCATCGGACTGGAGACTATCGCCCGCGACGCCGTCCGCTTCCACAAGAAAGCCTACTCGACTCCGCTGAGCAAGGGCTTCCTCGAGAACGAGGGCCTCTTCCACTACAGGAAGGACGGCACCACCCATGCCTGGAATCCGGAGACCATCACCTCCCTCCAGCTTGCGACCCGCCTCGGCAGTTACGAAAAATTCAAAGAGTTTACCGCAAATGTTGACTCCAGGAAGGACAATATATTCCTCAGAAACTTCCTCGATTTCAAGCGTAATCCTATAGATATCAGCGAAGTCGAGCCTGAATCCGAGATTGTCAGGCACTTCACTGTCAGCGCCATGAGTTTCGGCGCTCTCAGCATCGAGGCACATGAGGCCATAGCGCTGGCGATGAACCGCCTCGGATGCCGTTCCAACACCGGAGAAGGCGGCGAAGACAACGAACGATACCATCGCACGATCGAGGGTGTTTCCCTCTCAAGCAAGATCAAGCAGATTGCCTCGGGACGTTTCGGAGTGACTGCCGAATACCTTGTCAATGCAGAAGAGCTGCAGATAAAGGTAGCCCAGGGCGCAAAACCTGGAGAAGGCGGCCAGCTTCCAGGCTTCAAGGTCAACAGCATAATCGCCAAGACAAGGAACTCCATTCCCGGTATATCCCTTATCTCTCCACCTCCGCACCACGATATCTACTCGATCGAAGACCTCTCACAGCTTATCTTCGACCTCAAGAATGTCAATCCTAAGGCAGCCATAAGCGTGAAGCTCGTCTCCGAAAGCGGAGTCGGCACCATCGCTGCCGGAGTAGCGAAAGCCAAGGCTGACCTGATAGTGATTTCCGGCGCCGAAGGCGGTACGGGAGCAGCCCCTGCCTCATCCATGAGATTCGCCGGAATAAGTCCTGAGATAGGCCTTTCGGAAGCACAGCAGACCCTCGTCCGCAACAGCCTCAGAGGGGGAGTCCGCCTGCAGGTGGACGGTCAGCTGAAGACCGGACGGGATGTCATCCTCATGGCCCTTCTCGGAGCTGATGAGTTCGGTTTCGGAACCCTCGCGCTCATCGTTCTCGGCTGCGTAATGATGCGCAAGTGTAACTTGAATACCTGCCCTATGGGCGTAGCTACCCAGGATCCTGCGCTCAGGGAGCATTTCCGCGGCAAGAGCGATTACCTCGTAAACTATTTCACTTTCCTCGCAAGAGAAGTCCGCGAATATCTCGCCGAGATGGGCTTCCGCCGCCTGGAAGATATCATAGGTCATACTGAATTACTTGTCAAAAAAGACATCCCGGCCGGCTTGAAGGCCTCCACCCTGGACTTCTCGCGTCTCCTCTATAAGGAGACCCCGGCCGACGGCTGTCTTTGTCATGCCGGAGGTCCGTTCCATGCCCTTCCTGAGGTCAAGGACTTCGAGATTATCCGCGCAGCCCGTCCGGCTCTCGACTGGAAAGAGGAAATCCGTCTTGAGTACGAGATCCACAATACAGACAGAACCCTCTGTTCCATGCTCAGCGGTTATATAGCCCAGAGATACGGAGAGGCCGGGCTCCCGGATTCGACTATCAACATCCGTTTCCGCGGTTCGGCAGGCCAGAGTTTCTGCGCCTTCCTTGCCAAGGGCGTCAACGTCCGCCTCGAAGGCGAGACCAACGACTACTTCGGCAAAGGCCTGAGCGGCGGCCGCATAACCATTCTTCCGCCGGTCGGAGTCCCGTTCAAGCCGGAAGATAACATAATTGCCGGCAATACAGGGCTTTACGGGGCTACTTCCGGAGAAGTCTATATAAACGGCCGGGTAGGACAGAGATTCGCCGTCAGGAACTCCGGAGCTTCGGCTGTAATTGAAGGAGCAGGAGACCATTGCTGCGAGTACATGACCGGCGGCCGGGTAGTAGTGCTCGGAGAGGTCGGCAGGAACTTTGCCGCCGGAATGTCCGGAGGAGTCGCTTATGTTCTCGACGAGAAACACAATTTCGACTACTTCTGCAACATGGACATGGTCGAAATCAGTCTGGTCGACGACAATCTTGACCGCAAGGAGCTCTACGAGCTTATCCGCCAGCACCACCTCCATACCGGCTCCGCAAAGGCCGGCAGGATACTGGAGAACTGGAACCGCTATGTAGATGATTTCATCAAGGTCATCCCTATCGAATACAAGCATGTCCTCCAGGAGGAACGTCAGCGCAGACTTAAGGAAAAGATCGAAAACATTCAAATTCAGTATTAG